Below is a genomic region from Paenibacillus rhizovicinus.
CGGCTTCGCGCGGCAGCGAATCCGCTTTGTACGCGTCGTTCACGAAGATCATCAATTGGCTGATCGCCGTGTTGAAACGCAGGTTCTCGTAATCGTCCGTTACTTTCTTCACGGTGCGGTGCCATGTGCGCTTGAACGCATCCGCGGCGTCGCCGCCGATTTTCTCGCTCAGCTCGCCGTTGTCGCCGATGAACAAGCGCCATACGCGGCTAAGGAAACGGTACATGCCTTCTACGCCGTTCGTATTCCAAGGCTTCGTTGCCTCCAGCGGGCCCATGAACATTTCGTACATGCGCAGCGTATCCGCGCCGTACTCGTTCACGATATCGTCCGGATTAATGACGTTGCCGCGGGATTTACTCATCTTCTCATTGTTCGTGCCGAGAATCATGCCTTGGTTGACCAGCTTGTGGAACGGCTCTTTCGTATCGACTACGCCGATATCGTAGAGCACCTTGTGCCAGAAACGCGCATAGAGCAAGTGAAGCACCGCATGCTCGGCGCCGCCGATATAGAGATCGACCGGAAGCCATTCGGCCTGCTTTTCTTTGGAGCAGAGCTCTTCGGCGTTATGCGGATCGATGAAGCGCAGGTAATACCAGCAGCTTCCTGCCCATTGCGGCATCGTGTTCGTCTCGCGGCGCGCGCGCATGCCTGTTTCGGGATCGACCGTCTCGACCCATTCCGTCACGTTGGCCAGCGGAGATTCGCCTGTGCCAGACGGCTTGATCTGTTCGACGTCCGGCAGCAGAAGCGGCAATTGATCGTCCGGAACCGGCTTCATCGTGCCGTCTTCCAAGTGAAGAATCGGGATCGGCTCGCCCCAATAGCGCTGACGGCTGAACAGCCAGTCGCGGAGACGATACGTTACTTTGCCTTGGCCTTTACCCTCTGCTTCCAGCCATTCAATCGCCTTCGCGATCGCTTCTTCCGTGCCGAGGCCGTCCAAGAAGCCCGAATTCACATGCGGTCCTTCGCCGGCGAACGCCGCTTCGCTCACGTTACCGCCCTGCACGACCTCGAGGATCGGCAGATCGAACTGCTTCGCGAACTCCCAGTCGCGCTCGTCATGGCCGGGAACCGCCATAATGGCGCCCGTCCCGTAGCCCGCAAGCACATAATCGGCAATCCAGATCGGCACGCGTACGCCGTTGATCGGATTGATCGCATAAGCGCCCGTGAATACGCCCGATTTGTCTTTGTTCAGGTCCGTACGCTCCAGATCGCTCTTGCGCGCAGCCGTCTCCTGATAGTCTTTCACCGCTGCTTGTTGTTCCGCCGTCGTAATCGCAGCCACCAGCTCATGCTCAGGCGCAAGCACGCAGTACGTAGCGCCGAACAGCGTATCCGGACGAGTCGTGAAGACGACGAGCGATGCATCGTGACCGTCGATCGCGAACGTCACTTCCGCGCCCGTGGATTTACCGATCCAGTTGCGCTGCATGTCCTTGATGCTCTCCGTCCAGTCGAGCTCTTCCAAGTCCTCGAGCAGGCGCTCTGCGTATTCCGTAATCCGAAGCACCCATTGGCGCATCGGTTTGCGGATGACCGGGTGATTGCCTCGTTCACTGAGGCCGTTAATAACCTCTTCGTTCGCCAATACCGTGCCAAGCGCCGGACACCAGTTGACCGGTACTTCCGCTACGTAAGCAAGCCCTTTATTGAACAGCTGGATGAAAATCCACTGCGTCCATTTGTAGTAATCCGGGTCCGTCGTGCTGAATTCGCGGTCCCAGTCGTACGAGAAGCCGAGCGATTTGATCTGGCGGCGGAAGTTGTTGATGTTCTTGACCGTAATCTCCCGCGGATGCTCGCCTGTATCGAGCGCATGCTGTTCCGCCGGCAATCCGAACGCATCCCAGCCCATCGGGTGAAGGACGTTGTAGCCGCGCATTCTTTTGTAACGCGAGACGATATCCGTCGCCGTGTAGCCTTCCGGATGTCCGACGTGAAGCCCTGCTCCGGACGGATACGGGAACATGTCGAGCGCGTAAAATTTCGGTTTGCCCGCGTCCTCCGTCGTCTTAAACGATTTGTTCTCATCCCAATGCTTCTGCCATTTCGGCTCGATAACGAGCGGGTTATAACCCTGCTGTTCCTGACGTTCCTGTGTCATAATCGATTTACCTCCCTGTTCTCTACCCTGTGCAAGCATGCCTGCATGCCGCAGAATGCAATAAAAAACCTCCCGCCCCCAGCGAAATCGCTAGGGACGAGAGGATTACGCTCCCGTGGTACCACCCTAGTTAACGGACGGTATTCTTTACCGCCGCTCACTCTATACCCTTAACGCGGGCGAAAC
It encodes:
- the leuS gene encoding leucine--tRNA ligase; the encoded protein is MTQERQEQQGYNPLVIEPKWQKHWDENKSFKTTEDAGKPKFYALDMFPYPSGAGLHVGHPEGYTATDIVSRYKRMRGYNVLHPMGWDAFGLPAEQHALDTGEHPREITVKNINNFRRQIKSLGFSYDWDREFSTTDPDYYKWTQWIFIQLFNKGLAYVAEVPVNWCPALGTVLANEEVINGLSERGNHPVIRKPMRQWVLRITEYAERLLEDLEELDWTESIKDMQRNWIGKSTGAEVTFAIDGHDASLVVFTTRPDTLFGATYCVLAPEHELVAAITTAEQQAAVKDYQETAARKSDLERTDLNKDKSGVFTGAYAINPINGVRVPIWIADYVLAGYGTGAIMAVPGHDERDWEFAKQFDLPILEVVQGGNVSEAAFAGEGPHVNSGFLDGLGTEEAIAKAIEWLEAEGKGQGKVTYRLRDWLFSRQRYWGEPIPILHLEDGTMKPVPDDQLPLLLPDVEQIKPSGTGESPLANVTEWVETVDPETGMRARRETNTMPQWAGSCWYYLRFIDPHNAEELCSKEKQAEWLPVDLYIGGAEHAVLHLLYARFWHKVLYDIGVVDTKEPFHKLVNQGMILGTNNEKMSKSRGNVINPDDIVNEYGADTLRMYEMFMGPLEATKPWNTNGVEGMYRFLSRVWRLFIGDNGELSEKIGGDAADAFKRTWHRTVKKVTDDYENLRFNTAISQLMIFVNDAYKADSLPREAVEQFVQMLSPLAPHIAEELWSKLGRTDALSYAAWPAYEEAWTVDQEVEIVVQVNGKIMDRISIAADTDEAEMERIAKASDKVAEAIAGKTVRKLIVVKGKLVNIVVG